A window from Deltaproteobacteria bacterium encodes these proteins:
- a CDS encoding acyl-CoA thioesterase, with product MKFHQTNYRVIYADTDNMGVAYHANYLKWFEVGRTEMFRSYGLSYKAIEEKGYIMPVSEAYCKYLASAAYDDVITIETSVDTSFRAGMKFEYRIFRAESGENLVKGFTKHAFVNADGRIVRPPGFIKAVLEREVAG from the coding sequence ATGAAATTTCACCAGACCAATTACCGCGTCATTTACGCCGACACCGACAACATGGGGGTTGCCTACCACGCCAACTACCTGAAATGGTTCGAGGTCGGTCGGACTGAAATGTTCAGGTCCTATGGCCTGAGTTACAAGGCCATCGAGGAGAAAGGGTATATCATGCCGGTTTCGGAAGCCTACTGCAAGTATTTGGCGTCCGCGGCGTACGATGACGTTATCACCATCGAAACCTCGGTGGACACCTCCTTCCGGGCCGGCATGAAGTTCGAGTACCGCATCTTCAGGGCCGAGTCCGGGGAGAACCTGGTCAAGGGATTCACAAAGCACGCCTTTGTGAATGCCGACGGCCGCATCGTCCGGCCGCCTGGTTTCATAAAAGCGGTCCTGGAAAGGGAGGTGGCCGGGTGA